In Brassica rapa cultivar Chiifu-401-42 chromosome A06, CAAS_Brap_v3.01, whole genome shotgun sequence, a single window of DNA contains:
- the LOC103875126 gene encoding transcription factor PRE5: MSNRRSRQSSSATRISDDQIIDLVSKLRQFLPEIRERRRSDKVSASKVLQETCNYIRKLHREVDNISDRLSLLLDSVDEDSQEAAVIRNLLM; encoded by the exons ATGTCTAACAGAAGATCAAGACAATCTTCAAGTGCTACGAGGATCTCCGATGACCAGATCATCGACCTCGTTAGTAAGCTCCGTCAGTTTTTACCGGAGATTCGTGAACGGCGCCGTTCTGATAAG GTGTCAGCATCGAAGGTACTGCAAGAGACATGCAACTACATAAGAAAGCTGCACAGAGAAGTTGACAATATCAGTGACCGTTTGTCGCTGCTCCTCGACTCAGTTGATGAAGATAGCCAAGAAGCTGCCGTCATTAGAAACCTACTCATGTAA
- the LOC103875128 gene encoding uncharacterized protein At3g28850 isoform X2, translated as MGCTSSKHRKRCHHCRQGYCPVNMRQIQSVHHPSQHSDDSCHMVALSSTSLGSLKLCDSSDFSGNLVPAADESLEKRRVSVNGFGSEKEKLSSEMQAKLMEAKVWSSMMNEKIPKIVPKTPILTPPGEPETINTWEMMDGLEDSVSPNHVRSFSFDTAGGHGEVKPLWLQLEEEGLDDFDDFDPEIISSFRRSLQELPSEHPFNISIHDLKLRPQFKFSDEEEEEEEATGKDKVTLYFTSLRGIRKTYEDSCDVRSILKSIGVRVDERDVSMHSGFKEELKELLGDKFKNGVGVTLPRVFLGKKLLGGAEEIRKLNEEGKLEKLLQGCERVEENKNCNGQECEACGDVRFVPCETCSGSCKVYYEHEDDDNESVTEEREYGFQKCLDCNENGLIRCPVCCD; from the exons ATGGGGTGTACGAGCTCGAAGCACCGTAAGCGATGCCACCACTGCCGGCAAGGGTATTGTCCGGTGAACATGCGTCAAATCCAATCGGTGCACCACCCATCTCAACACTCCGACGACAGCTGCCACATGGTTGCTCTCAGCTCCACCAGCCTCGGCTCTCTCAAGCTCTGCGACTCCTCTGACTTCAGCGGGAACCTTGTCCCCGCCGCCGACGAATCTCTAGAGAAGCGACGAGTCTCCGTAAATGGGTTTGGGTCAGAGAAGGAGAAGCTGAGTTCGGAGATGCAGGCTAAGCTTATGGAAGCTAAAGTATGGTCAAGCATGATGAACGAGAAGATCCCAAAGATCGTCCCCAAGACTCCCATCTTGACGCCTCCGGGAGAGCCGGAGACGATCAACACATGGGAGATGATGGATGGGCTTGAAGATTCGGTGAGCCCTAACCACGTTAGGAGCTTCTCGTTTGATACTGCTGGTGGTCATG GTGAGGTTAAGCCACTGTGGCTTCAGTTGGAGGAAGAAGGGCTTGACGACTTCGATGATTTCGATCCTGAGATCATATCTTCATTCAGGAGGTCTCTCCAAGAACTTCCCTCTGAACATCCTTTTAACATTTCGATTCATGACTTGAAACTGAGGCCACAGTTTAAGTtctctgatgaagaagaagaagaagaggaagctaCTGGTAAAGACAAGGTGACACTCTACTTCACAAGCCTTAGAGGTATAAGGAAGACATATGAAGATAGTTGTGATGTTAGAAGTATACTAAAAAGTATTGGAGTTAGAGTGGATGAGCGAGATGTGTCTATGCATTCGGGTTTCAAGGAAGAGCTTAAGGAGCTGCTAGGGGATAAATTCAAAAATGGTGTTGGGGTTACTTTACCTAGAGTTTTCTTGGGGAAGAAGTTACTCGGAGGAGCAGAGGAGATTCGGAAGTTAAATGAAGAAGGGAAGCTTGAGAAGCTTCTACAAGGCTGCGAGAGGGTGGAAGAAAACAAGAACTGTAATGGGCAAGAATGTGAGGCTTGTGGAGATGTAAGGTTTGTGCCTTGTGAGACATGTTCAGGGAGCTGCAAAGTATACTATGaacatgaagatgatgataatGAAAGTGTAACGGAAGAAAGAGAGTATGGGTTTCAGAAATGTCTTGATTGTAATGAGAATGGACTCATCAGATGTCCTGTTTGTTGTGATTAG
- the LOC103875128 gene encoding uncharacterized protein At3g28850 isoform X1, whose product MGCTSSKHRKRCHHCRQGYCPVNMRQIQSVHHPSQHSDDSCHMVALSSTSLGSLKLCDSSDFSGNLVPAADESLEKRRVSVNGFGSEKEKLSSEMQAKLMEAKVWSSMMNEKIPKIVPKTPILTPPGEPETINTWEMMDGLEDSVSPNHVRSFSFDTAGGHGGACERPKLNGEVKPLWLQLEEEGLDDFDDFDPEIISSFRRSLQELPSEHPFNISIHDLKLRPQFKFSDEEEEEEEATGKDKVTLYFTSLRGIRKTYEDSCDVRSILKSIGVRVDERDVSMHSGFKEELKELLGDKFKNGVGVTLPRVFLGKKLLGGAEEIRKLNEEGKLEKLLQGCERVEENKNCNGQECEACGDVRFVPCETCSGSCKVYYEHEDDDNESVTEEREYGFQKCLDCNENGLIRCPVCCD is encoded by the coding sequence ATGGGGTGTACGAGCTCGAAGCACCGTAAGCGATGCCACCACTGCCGGCAAGGGTATTGTCCGGTGAACATGCGTCAAATCCAATCGGTGCACCACCCATCTCAACACTCCGACGACAGCTGCCACATGGTTGCTCTCAGCTCCACCAGCCTCGGCTCTCTCAAGCTCTGCGACTCCTCTGACTTCAGCGGGAACCTTGTCCCCGCCGCCGACGAATCTCTAGAGAAGCGACGAGTCTCCGTAAATGGGTTTGGGTCAGAGAAGGAGAAGCTGAGTTCGGAGATGCAGGCTAAGCTTATGGAAGCTAAAGTATGGTCAAGCATGATGAACGAGAAGATCCCAAAGATCGTCCCCAAGACTCCCATCTTGACGCCTCCGGGAGAGCCGGAGACGATCAACACATGGGAGATGATGGATGGGCTTGAAGATTCGGTGAGCCCTAACCACGTTAGGAGCTTCTCGTTTGATACTGCTGGTGGTCATGGTGGTGCTTGTGAACGTCCCAAGTTGAATGGTGAGGTTAAGCCACTGTGGCTTCAGTTGGAGGAAGAAGGGCTTGACGACTTCGATGATTTCGATCCTGAGATCATATCTTCATTCAGGAGGTCTCTCCAAGAACTTCCCTCTGAACATCCTTTTAACATTTCGATTCATGACTTGAAACTGAGGCCACAGTTTAAGTtctctgatgaagaagaagaagaagaggaagctaCTGGTAAAGACAAGGTGACACTCTACTTCACAAGCCTTAGAGGTATAAGGAAGACATATGAAGATAGTTGTGATGTTAGAAGTATACTAAAAAGTATTGGAGTTAGAGTGGATGAGCGAGATGTGTCTATGCATTCGGGTTTCAAGGAAGAGCTTAAGGAGCTGCTAGGGGATAAATTCAAAAATGGTGTTGGGGTTACTTTACCTAGAGTTTTCTTGGGGAAGAAGTTACTCGGAGGAGCAGAGGAGATTCGGAAGTTAAATGAAGAAGGGAAGCTTGAGAAGCTTCTACAAGGCTGCGAGAGGGTGGAAGAAAACAAGAACTGTAATGGGCAAGAATGTGAGGCTTGTGGAGATGTAAGGTTTGTGCCTTGTGAGACATGTTCAGGGAGCTGCAAAGTATACTATGaacatgaagatgatgataatGAAAGTGTAACGGAAGAAAGAGAGTATGGGTTTCAGAAATGTCTTGATTGTAATGAGAATGGACTCATCAGATGTCCTGTTTGTTGTGATTAG
- the LOC103875129 gene encoding putative per-hexamer repeat protein 5 → MARISSAVCLLLLVALSTVYEVQGTFLLRHFLRKIPRRSRGLRPFACKGMLKFVNLLEFKSPLKPEYKNLFGNLRSYVGAISSGSNVDLKGKAEGVQSALSALGGSSGSSVDTSKVMDVLMTMGKTLTSQTSSSSTEMTSGQRQLLLTSLVQWARVIGQVVVSSASKSGKSIDIKSLGIDGIDDNVATGGSTSTSTTGSSNTKTGSSTSGNFMTGTTGTGTVPGTGTVPGTGTLPGTGTVPVAGTGPGIGMAGGPASSTEGGSSFGRSFSGKTGSTNYAGSVNYQSGHKSSRQSTTSNSGSPGGTVSPGGTVSPGSF, encoded by the exons atggcAAGAATTTCGTCGGCGGTATGTCTATTGTTACTAGTAGCACTAAGTACGGTCTATGAAGTGCAAGGGACGTTTTTATTAAGGCACTTCCTGAGAAAAATTCCCAGAAGATCCAGGGGGCTTAGGCCGTTCGCTTGCAAGGGTATGCTGAAGTTTGTGAACCTGTTGGAGTTTAAGTCCCCATTGAAGCCTGAGTACAAGAACTTATTTGGAAATTTAAGGTCTTACGTGGGCGCAATAAGTTCGGGGTCGAATGTTGACTTGAAAGGGAAAGCTGAGGGCGTCCAAAGTGCTCTGTCTGCACTGGGTGGTAGCAGCGGATCGTCG GTGGACACCAGCAAGGTTATGGATGTGTTAATGACGATGGGAAAGACTTTGACCTCACAAACGAGTAGCAGTTCAACGGAAATGACAAGCGGACAAAGACAATTGTTGCTCACGTCTCTTGTGCAATGGGCACGAGTGATTGGTCAAGTTGTTGTCAGTTCCGCATCGAAGAGTGGAAAATCTATTGACATAAAATCCCTAGGAATCGATGGCATTGATGACAATGTGGCCACCGGAGGTTCAACTTCTACCTCAACTACTGGAAGCTCTAACACCAAAACTGGAAGTTCTACCAGTGGAAACTTCATGACCGGAACCACTGGCACGGGCACTGTCCCTGGCACTGGCACTGTCCCTGGCACTGGCACTCTCCCTGGCACGGGTACTGTCCCTGTCGCTGGCACTGGCCCTGGAATTGGCATGGCTGGTGGGCCTGCGTCTTCAACGGAAGGAGGAAGCTCTTTTGGTAGATCATTTTCAGGTAAAACAGGATCAACTAATTATGCAGGTTCTGTCAACTATCAATCAGGCCACAAGTCTTCCCGTCAAAGTACCACAAGCAACTCGGGATCCCCAGGCGGCACGGTATCCCCAGGCGGCACGGTATCCCCAGGCAGCTTCTAG
- the LOC103875130 gene encoding serine-rich adhesin for platelets: MARISLALCLMLVVTSSVIYEARGHFLLKDYLKTKFPSKSSEFTPYVNRGLTEFLTDLERFCPPTPEFKSFFTEFKSFFSSIETSSSTSQNVDVEKKGDGLFKAVSAITGGAGQQSAEAGSFKSTMISMAKTLVEQKKSTTTITSTEKKTLVTSMVQWTKTIATTVKTACEKKGKKIDINSFGLNVDVNSVMTVSESRQSSSSSSKSSHESSSKSSTYAARAETAASAKAKETSGARAETGATAKAKENTGASAEKDEKAEKKAEKKAEKAEKKAEKNEQKAEKNEQKAATSSAKTKEASSTKAGAAFRDTTGGSAGSPRGSPTAGKDKTAGSPRGSPTAAKEKTSVKGTGNAAGSVNQQQSNAGSSRGSGSAAASTNQQQSNAASRGSAASTNQESKKTASSKSSSTTSVTEIEKETSQETMSFISGLEKRFAQKAELKPFFEKLKASMTASSRVSSTKSEQEYTNTAKSTTGKLSDAMTFVGSRFSKSAEMKSTIQTTQQQLIKNLQQFQNLNSQIVGEQKVSSTKETEIKKTMSKIEQVTTQFVETAASSSSSSSKQETAASQQSQKQTMASSKKETAASSQQQTQQQTQQQTQQQTQQENGMGRLKTN, from the exons ATGGCAAGGATTTCACTAGCGTTATGTCTGATGTTAGTAGTAACATCAAGTGTGATTTATGAAGCGCGAGGGCATTTCTTGTTGAAGGATTACTTGAAGACTAAATTTCCAAGCAAGAGCAGCGAATTTACGCCATACGTTAACAGGGGTTTGACAGAGTTCTTGACCGACCTTGAACGTTTTTGTCCACCGACTCCAGAGTTCAAAAGTTTCTTCACAGAGTTCAAGTCTTTCTTTAGCTCCATCGAAACGTCATCGTCCACATCACAAAACGTCGACGTCGAGAAAAAAGGTGACGGGCTTTTCAAAGCTGTGTCTGCAATAACTGGTGGTGCAGGCCAACAATCT GCGGAAGCAGGGAGTTTCAAATCTACCATGATCTCTATGGCAAAGACTTTGGTTGAGCAGAAAAAGAGTACAACGACGATAACGTCTACTGAAAAGAAAACGCTAGTCACATCGATGGTGCAGTGGACTAAAACGATTGCTACAACCGTGAAGACGGCTTGTGAGAAGAAAGGAAAGAAAATCGACATAAACTCTTTTGGACTTAACGTTGATGTTAACTCTGTCATGACTGTTAGTGAAAGCCGCCAGAGTAGCTCTTCATCCTCCAAATCCAGTCATGAATCCTCATCAAAATCTTCAACTTATGCCGCTAGAGCGGAGACTGCCGCTTCAGCAAAGGCTAAAGAAACCAGCGGTGCTAGAGCAGAGACTGGCGCTACAGCAAAGGCTAAAGAAAACACCGGTGCAAGCGCCGAGAAGGATGAGAAGGCTGAAAAGAAGGCTGAGAAGAAGGCTGAGAAGGCTGAGAAGAAGGCTGAGAAGAATGAGCAGAAGGCTGAGAAGAATGAGCAGAAGGCTGCTACTTCATCAGCCAAAACCAAAGAAGCCTCCTCGACCAAAGCTGGTGCAGCTTTCAGAGACACGACAGGTGGATCTGCGGGAAGCCCGAGAGGAAGTCCCACTGCTGGTAAGGATAAAACCGCAGGAAGCCCGAGAGGAAGCCCCACTGCTGCTAAGGAGAAAACCTCTGTCAAAGGAACCGGAAACGCTGCTGGTTCCGTGAACCAACAACAATCCAACGCTGGAAGCAGCAGAGGAAGTGGAAGTGCTGCTGCTTCCACGAACCAACAACAATCCAACGCTGCAAGCAGAGGAAGTGCTGCTTCCACGAACCAAGAATCGAAGAAAACGGCGAGCTCAAAGTCATCATCGACCACATCAGTGACAGAAATCGAGAAAGAGACTTCACAAGAAACAATGTCATTCATATCAGGACTTGAGAAGAGGTTTGCACAAAAGGCAGAACTCAAACCCTTCTTCGAGAAGCTCAAGGCTTCCATGACTGCCTCCTCAAGGGTTTCTTCCACCAAGTCCGAACAAGAATATACTAATACAGCCAAATCAACCACTGGTAAACTATCTGATGCCATGACTTTCGTCGGTTCAAGATTTAGCAAATCAGCAGAG ATGAAGAGCACCATCCAGACTACCCAACAACAATTGATCAAGAATCTTCAACAATTTCAAAATCTCAACAGCCAAATCGTGGGCGAACAGAAAGTATCATCGACAAAAGAGACAGAGATTAAGAAGACCATGTCAAAGATTGAACAAGTCACAACCCAGTTTGTCGAGACTGCTGCTTCTTCAAGCTCGTCTTCATCTAAGCAAGAGACCGCTGCTTCTCAGCAGTCTCAGAAGCAGACCATGGCCTCATCTAAGAAAGAGACCGCTGCTTCTTCTCAGCAACAGACCCAGCAACAGACCCAGCAGCAGACCCAGCAACAGACCCAGCAGGAGAACGGTATGGGTAGGCTCAAGACCAATTAA
- the LOC103875131 gene encoding uncharacterized transmembrane protein DDB_G0289901 produces the protein MAKFPLGICLMFMITTSTIYEVQGHFLLDHYMKKIPKISSEFEPFAFKGILSFIDHLEGLCPLKVEYKEFFTKLKDFMAFINSASGSSAEFHTQLKTKSEELFKAITKMGGTAGASAHTTKLIESLVSMGKTLAEYKRSGSQTLTSEQRTELVTSMSRWAQTIGQFVKSVTETNGGGNIDLKSLGCGGATGISTSMETGSTATGSTSMETGSTGGSGSPSGDTGSPSAETGSPAGSESGSPSNETPVEGGSGSPSGSPSDSSSGAGSTGGSESSAEAESTAGAGSGAGAGETPGAAGPSGSPTDSPTESEESSKDESSKDESSKDESSKDESSKDESSKDESSKDESSKDDSSKDESSKDENSKDESSKDESSKDESSKDESSKDESSKDESSKDESSKDESSKDESSKDESSKDESSKDESSKDESSKDESSKDESSKGESSAESGESSKEASGGSSTETQSETGAESGSTAGGPSGEPSGDAGAGAPSGSTSDMSAGGASASGGASETSTQTSAEGESSMNSGGSYADTTGGSAEGSASSPSGSASGSSETSSITGSENSSYQAGGSSAGGPSGSTTEQSSEAGAAGSTEGGSGASVNQSVKGKVGATSYEGSSSYKKSHSQTSESGQSSFKTEKKAGSS, from the exons ATGGCAAAATTTCCATTAGGAATATGTCTAATGTTTATGATAACAACAAGTACCATATATGAAGTGCAAGGACATTTCTTATTAGACCATTACATGAAGAAAATTCCTAAAATATCCAGCGAGTTCGAACCTTTCGCTTTCAAGGGTATACTTAGTTTTATAGACCACCTTGAGGGTTTATGTCCCCTGAAGGTGGAGTACAAGGAGTTCTTCACAAAGCTGAAGGATTTCATGGCCTTCATAAACTCAGCATCAGGGTCGTCCGCAGAGTTCCATACTCAGTTGAAAACAAAATCTGAGGAGCTCTTCAAGGCTATCACAAAAATGGGTGGCACAGCAGGAGCATCG GCGCATACAACCAAATTGATAGAAAGTTTGGTGTCGATGGGGAAAACTTTGGCTGAGTACAAGAGGAGTGGTTCACAAACACTGACAAGTGAACAAAGGACAGAGCTGGTCACATCTATGTCGAGATGGGCACAAACGATCGGTCAGTTTGTGAAAAGCGTAACTGAGACGAATGGTGGCGGTAATATAGATCTCAAATCCCTTGGCTGTGGAGGTGCAACCGGCATCTCTACCTCCATGGAAACTGGAAGCACGGCCACTGGTTCTACCTCCATGGAAACTGGAAGCACTGGTGGCAGTGGAAGTCCAAGTGGGGACACCGGTTCCCCTTCAGCTGAAACTGGTAGTCCGGCTGGTAGTGAAAGTGGTTCTCCCTCTAATGAAACTCCTGTTGAAGGTGGAAGCGGTAGCCCAAGTGGAAGCCCAAGTGACAGCTCATCAGGAGCAGGCTCCACGGGTGGTAGTGAAAGCTCCGCTGAGGCCGAAAGTACAGCTGGTGCCGGTAGTGGAGCGGGTGCTGGTGAAACTCCTGGTGCTGCTGGACCGAGTGGAAGCCCAACTGATAGCCCGACTGAATCAGAAGAAAGTTCCAAGGATGAAAGCTCCAAGGATGAAAGCTCCAAAGATGAAAGCTCTAAGGATGAAAGTTCCAAGGATGAAAGCTCTAAAGATGAAAGCTCCAAGGATGAAAGCTCTAAGGATGACAGCTCCAAGGATGAAAGCTCCAAAGATGAAAACTCCAAAGATGAAAGCTCCAAAGATGAAAGCTCTAAGGATGAAAGCTCCAAAGATGAAAGCTCTAAGGATGAAAGCTCCAAAGATGAAAGCTCTAAGGATGAAAGCTCAAAAGATGAGAGCTCAAAAGATGAAAGCTCCAAGGATGAAAGCTCAAAAGATGAAAGCTCCAAGGATGAAAGCTCCAAGGATGAGAGCTCAAAAGATGAAAGCTCTAAGGATGAAAGCTCCAAAGGTGAAAGCTCAGCTGAATCAGGAGAAAGTTCCAAGGAAGCTAGTGGTGGAAGCTCTACTGAGACCCAAAGTGAAACTGGTGCCGAAAGTGGAAGCACTGCCGGTGGTCCTAGTGGTGAACCCTCTGGCGATGCTGGTGCCGGTGCTCCAAGCGGAAGTACATCTGATATGTCGGCAGGAGGAGCAAGTGCTTCAGGCGGTGCGAGTGAAACTTCAACTCAAACCTCTGCCGAAGGAGAAAGCTCAATGAATAGTGGAGGTTCCTACGCGGACACTACAGGTGGTAGCGCGGAAGGTTCCGCCAGTAGCCCTTCTGGTTCAGCGTCGGGTAGTAGTGAGACCTCCTCCATCACCGGAAGTGAAAATTCATCTTACCAAGCTGGAGGATCATCTGCCGGAGGCCCGAGTGGAAGTACAACGGAACAAAGTTCGGAGGCTGGAGCTGCGGGTTCAACCGAAGGTGGTAGTGGAGCCTCAGTAAATCAATCTGTCAAAGGAAAAGTGGGGGCAACGAGCTATGAAGGTTCTTCTAGCTACAAAAAGTCACACTCACAAACCTCAGAGTCAGGCCAGAGCAgcttcaaaacagagaaaaaagcCGGCTCGTCTTAA
- the LOC103875132 gene encoding 3-dehydroquinate synthase homolog isoform X1: MIQRKPLTRESEVKDRNRQEEVMALPLVSSVSYIQSSSTQLHCFPLRKERFGLYRLQTWSSHHSSTRLIRKKTFPQRLAVRMSASSTLPMNLQRSKKVWIWTECKEVMTTAVERGWNTFVFSSDSLQLSDDWSSVALVDALFIDERQVTDGTGRVVAAVFEVSTPEELQMLKIENEQAENIVLGLLDWKSIPAENLVAALQGSEKTVFAISSTPSEAKLYLEALEHGLGGIILKTEDVKAVLDLKEYFDKRGEESDTLSLTEATITRIEMVGMGDRVCVDLCSLMRPGEGLLVCLPVGSFARGLFLVHSECLESNYIASRPFRVNAGPVHAYVAVPGGRTCYLSELRTGRQVIVVDQKGKQRTAVVGRVKIEKRPLILVEAKLSGEEDETSFSTILQNAETVALVTPHQVNSSGKTAVPVTSLKLGDQVLIRLQGGARHTGIEIQEFIVEN; encoded by the exons ATGATCCAACGCAAACCCCTCACAAGAGAAAGTGAAGTAAAAGATCGGAACAGACAAGAAGAGGTTATGGCTTTGCCTTTGGTCTCCTCTGTTTCTTACATCCAATCTTCTTCAACCCAACTCCATTGTTTCCCACTACGAAAAg AAAGATTTGGACTTTATAGATTACAAACGTGGAGCTCTCATCACAGTTCGACTAGacttattagaaaaaaaacgtTTCCTCAGAGACTTGCTGTGAGAATGTCTGCATCATCAACTTTGCCTATGAATCTTCAACGATCAAAGAAGGTTTGGATATGGACTGAGTGCAAAGAAGTGATGACGACTGCAGTGGAACGAGGGTGGAACACTTTTGTCTTCTCATCAGATAGTCTACAACTTTCTGATGACTGGTCAT CGGTTGCGTTGGTGGATGCATTGTTTATTGATGAGAGGCAAGTTACTGATGGAACGGGGAGAGTTGTGGCTGCTGTCTTTGAGGTTTCAACACCTGAGGAGCTACAGATGCTTAAGATTGAGAATGAGCAGGCTGAGAATATTGTTCTTGGTCTTTTAGACTGGAAG tcAATCCCAGCAGAGAATCTAGTGGCGGCTCTCCAAGGAAGTGAGAAGACGGTGTTTGCCATTTCAAGTACTCCCTCTGAAGCAAAACTATACCTTGAG GCTTTAGAGCATGGTCTTGGCGGAATCATACTTAAAACAGAAGATGTGAAAGCTGTTCTTGACCTAAAG GAATACTTTGACAAAAGGGGAGAAGAAAGTGATACGTTAAGCTTGACTGAAGCAACTATAACTCGGATTGAAATGGTCGGTATGGGAGACAGAGTCTGTGTTGATCTTTGCAGCCTCATGAGACCCGGTGAAGGTCTTCTTGTATGTTTGCCT GTTGGATCCTTTGCGAGAGGACTGTTCTTGGTTCACTCAGAGTGCTTGGAGTCTAATTACATTGCAAGCAGACCATTTAGAGTCAACGCT GGACCAGTTCATGCTTATGTCGCTGTTCCAGGAGGGAGGACTTGTTACCTCTCCGAGTTAAGAACAGGAAGACAGGTAATAGTTGTTGATCAGAAAGGAAAACAGCGGACAGCAGTTGTCGGGAGAGTTAAAATCGAGAAGCGCCCTCTTATCCTCGTGGAGGCTAAG CTTAGTGGAGAGGAGGATGAAACGAGTTTTAGCACCATCCTACAGAACGCGGAAACAGTTGCATTAGTCACTCCTCATCAAG TAAACTCATCTGGTAAAACTGCTGTTCCTGTGACCTCGCTGAAACTTGGGGATCAAGTTTTGATTAGGTTACAGGGCGGCGCACGTCATACTGGCATAGAGATTCAAGAGTTCATTGTCGAGAACTGA
- the LOC103875132 gene encoding 3-dehydroquinate synthase homolog isoform X2, with protein sequence MIQRKPLTRESEVKDRNRQEEVMALPLVSSVSYIQSSSTQLHCFPLRKERFGLYRLQTWSSHHSSTRLIRKKTFPQRLAVRMSASSTLPMNLQRSKKVWIWTECKEVMTTAVERGWNTFVFSSDSLQLSDDWSSVALVDALFIDERQVTDGTGRVVAAVFEVSTPEELQMLKIENEQAENIVLGLLDWKSIPAENLVAALQGSEKTVFAISSTPSEAKLYLEALEHGLGGIILKTEDVKAVLDLKEYFDKRGEESDTLSLTEATITRIEMVGMGDRVCVDLCSLMRPGEGLLVGSFARGLFLVHSECLESNYIASRPFRVNAGPVHAYVAVPGGRTCYLSELRTGRQVIVVDQKGKQRTAVVGRVKIEKRPLILVEAKLSGEEDETSFSTILQNAETVALVTPHQVNSSGKTAVPVTSLKLGDQVLIRLQGGARHTGIEIQEFIVEN encoded by the exons ATGATCCAACGCAAACCCCTCACAAGAGAAAGTGAAGTAAAAGATCGGAACAGACAAGAAGAGGTTATGGCTTTGCCTTTGGTCTCCTCTGTTTCTTACATCCAATCTTCTTCAACCCAACTCCATTGTTTCCCACTACGAAAAg AAAGATTTGGACTTTATAGATTACAAACGTGGAGCTCTCATCACAGTTCGACTAGacttattagaaaaaaaacgtTTCCTCAGAGACTTGCTGTGAGAATGTCTGCATCATCAACTTTGCCTATGAATCTTCAACGATCAAAGAAGGTTTGGATATGGACTGAGTGCAAAGAAGTGATGACGACTGCAGTGGAACGAGGGTGGAACACTTTTGTCTTCTCATCAGATAGTCTACAACTTTCTGATGACTGGTCAT CGGTTGCGTTGGTGGATGCATTGTTTATTGATGAGAGGCAAGTTACTGATGGAACGGGGAGAGTTGTGGCTGCTGTCTTTGAGGTTTCAACACCTGAGGAGCTACAGATGCTTAAGATTGAGAATGAGCAGGCTGAGAATATTGTTCTTGGTCTTTTAGACTGGAAG tcAATCCCAGCAGAGAATCTAGTGGCGGCTCTCCAAGGAAGTGAGAAGACGGTGTTTGCCATTTCAAGTACTCCCTCTGAAGCAAAACTATACCTTGAG GCTTTAGAGCATGGTCTTGGCGGAATCATACTTAAAACAGAAGATGTGAAAGCTGTTCTTGACCTAAAG GAATACTTTGACAAAAGGGGAGAAGAAAGTGATACGTTAAGCTTGACTGAAGCAACTATAACTCGGATTGAAATGGTCGGTATGGGAGACAGAGTCTGTGTTGATCTTTGCAGCCTCATGAGACCCGGTGAAGGTCTTCTT GTTGGATCCTTTGCGAGAGGACTGTTCTTGGTTCACTCAGAGTGCTTGGAGTCTAATTACATTGCAAGCAGACCATTTAGAGTCAACGCT GGACCAGTTCATGCTTATGTCGCTGTTCCAGGAGGGAGGACTTGTTACCTCTCCGAGTTAAGAACAGGAAGACAGGTAATAGTTGTTGATCAGAAAGGAAAACAGCGGACAGCAGTTGTCGGGAGAGTTAAAATCGAGAAGCGCCCTCTTATCCTCGTGGAGGCTAAG CTTAGTGGAGAGGAGGATGAAACGAGTTTTAGCACCATCCTACAGAACGCGGAAACAGTTGCATTAGTCACTCCTCATCAAG TAAACTCATCTGGTAAAACTGCTGTTCCTGTGACCTCGCTGAAACTTGGGGATCAAGTTTTGATTAGGTTACAGGGCGGCGCACGTCATACTGGCATAGAGATTCAAGAGTTCATTGTCGAGAACTGA